One genomic region from Pecten maximus chromosome 5, xPecMax1.1, whole genome shotgun sequence encodes:
- the LOC117327168 gene encoding uncharacterized protein LOC117327168: MSRTTILWSLIMLVKIVLVTAGQYQKVPEEYLKQSGQDNQMVTIQFLICSPHQSASQTEGQSQTEREGQTECQGLQQVSNCSLQINSKITELFFTNATSTDGGDQDISTSYRTLLDFSSINNSIKILPSSLFIPDLLLKGAFIFDLRCGTIEAEVVTIGPSKVTAEPITPLTENISNETPWIITIGILAGTLTIFIIACLICQCKRKRSKTAALSIKQTHCPKKSHREDKEFWQLNPQTQVRERDFQPEDQPKDRKERKRYSWNLRPKSWKIKCKKQTYVNTEILRKTEHGKGRETDSTISIESHDSYVPMDNYTKGKQPNCGNDNSTGTQLPKNDLKFCY, from the exons ATGTCCAGAACAACAATACTGTGGTCACTAATAATGTTGGTAAAGATTGTGTTGGTCACTGCTGGTCAGTATCAGAAAGTTCCAGAAGAGTATCTTAAACAA tcaggTCAAGACAACCAGATGGTGACTATCCAGTTTCTCATATGCAGTCCTCATCAGTCTGCAAGTCAAACTGAAGGTCAAAGTCAGACTGAACGTGAAGGTCAAACTGAATGTCAAGGTCTTCAGCAAGTCAGCAATTGCAGTTTGCAGATCAACTCAAAAATCACTGAACTTTTCTTCACTAATGCT ACAAGTACCGATGGAGGTGACCAGGATATCTCAACTTCGTATCGGACACTCCTGGATTTTTCTTCCATCAACAATTCCATCAAAATCCTTCCTAGCTCCCTTTTCATACCAGATCTTCTTCTCAAAG GAGCTTTTATCTTTGACCTGCGCTGTGGGACTATTGAGGCTGAGGTGGTAACCATAGGACCATCTAAGGTCACAGCAGAACCAATCACACCATTGACTGAAAATATCTCAAATGAAACACCCTGGATTATCACCATTG GAATCCTGGCAGGGACTCTGACTATCTTTATCATAGCCTGTCTGATCTGCCAGTGCAAAAG AAAGAGGTCTAAAACAGCTGCTTTATCTATCAAACAAACCCATTGCCCAAAAAAGTCCCATAGGGAGGACAAGGAATTTTGGCAACTGAATCCACAGACACAAGTAAGGGAAAGAGATTTCCAACCGGAAGACCAGCCAAAGGATAGAAAGGAAAGGAAAAGATATTCCTGGAATCTTAGACCTAAATCatggaaaataaaatgtaagAAACAAACTTATGTTAACACAGAAATCCTGAGGAAGACGGAGCATGGAAAAGGCAGAGAAACTGATTCCACAATATCTATTGAAAGCCATGATAGTTATGTGCCCATGGATAATTATACCAAAGGAAAACAACCAAACTGTGGAAATGATAACAGTACAGGTACACAATTACCGAAAAATGACttaaaattttgttattaa